From the genome of Parasteatoda tepidariorum isolate YZ-2023 chromosome X1, CAS_Ptep_4.0, whole genome shotgun sequence, one region includes:
- the LOC139426983 gene encoding zinc finger protein 862-like, giving the protein MESNAWGKSVAKSISSANESVISAMKIVYMQAKEHLATRKFSSIKDLCIDLGCSSLSGLNIGTASYESYDSIRDMEMALAMTIQEKILHKVNSARWFSVIIDECTDVSIDQSLIIYLKVLHQGRLSTHYLSLVEMEGASANFIYSSLIKTLESLKIDVTKCSSLGTDGPSVMTGVRAGVAALFKNQNPHLISVHCVAHRLALAVSQAASESAYLVKFQDIIKRIHSYFECSPANTRRLKNVQDILEQKSRKFIKLSTTRWLSLGNSVTALDCNWQALVSVLMEDKRPVVQGLLKNITTFLFLATTAIMNDIMFNINKLSLIFQKSNLNFEYVQSSVKACISSLEXQVMKNLY; this is encoded by the coding sequence ATGGAGAGCAATGCGTGGGGGAAATCTGTTGCAAAATCAATTTCCAGTGCTAATGAATCAGTTATTTCAGCAATGAAAATAGTCTATATGCAAGCAAAGGAACATTTGGCTACTAGAAAGTTTAGTTCAATAAAAGATTTGTGCATAGATTTAGGTTGTTCCAGTCTCAGTGGATTGAATATAGGTACAGCCTCTTATGAAAGTTATGACAGCATTCGGGACATGGAAATGGCTCTTGCCATGaccattcaagaaaaaatactgCATAAAGTTAATTCAGCAAGATGGTTCTCCGTCATAATTGATGAATGTACGGATGTTTCCATAGATCAAAGTTTAATTATCTACCTAAAAGTGCTTCATCAAGGTAGATTGTCTACACATTATCTAAGTTTAGTAGAAATGGAGGGTGCAagtgctaattttatttattcttctttgatAAAGACACTTGAGAGTTTGAAAATAGATGTTACAAAATGCTCATCCTTAGGTACAGATGGACCTTCAGTTATGACTGGTGTTAGAGCGGGGGTTGCTGCTCTGTTCAAAAACCAAAATCCGCATTTAATTTCAGTACATTGTGTGGCACATAGGCTAGCATTAGCCGTGAGCCAAGCAGCGTCTGAGAGTGCTTACCTGGTAAAGTTTCAGgacataataaaaagaattcactCTTATTTTGAATGCTCCCCTGCAAATACCAGGCGATTGAAGAATGTTCAAGATATCCTTGAACAAAAATCAAGGAAATTCATAAAGTTATCAACAACTCGGTGGTTGTCTTTGGGGAATTCAGTTACAGCTCTGGATTGCAACTGGCAAGCTCTTGTTAGTGTTTTAATGGAAGACAAACGTCCTGTTGTTCAAgggttgttaaaaaatataactacttttttgtttttagcaaCCACTGCCATCATGAATgatatcatgttcaacattaataaattaagcctcatatttcaaaaatctaatttaaattttgaatatgttcaATCAAGTGTGAAGGCTTGTATTTCAAGTTTAGAAGNTCAGGTAATGAAAAACCTCTATTAA